A genomic segment from Actinomadura hallensis encodes:
- a CDS encoding FtsK/SpoIIIE domain-containing protein: MGEVVRLPVKHADHAADPAADFDAAQTAPGVEDDGEALEGRVLVDRPDTYRPDVRARRLAGERDRRRPIIAPWLRDPAEARATVRWAVGYAGHVTGYHAARIPLYSLRLAVRSPRGLCRVAVGTWRWTFDMDARPLRTHAIDRRNDEAYLKLMAERNDRVRARLLVTGAGLAGTGLAAASVAAAGGITQTVVLAALVALLGWIGTPTDRRILDTAVVSTKAPKLTSEIVVRALAALGIAEINKAVGKGGSGITFPAPITRDGPGWRAEIDLPYGVTATDIMERRDRLASGLRRPLGCVWPEPAHDQHAGRLVLWVGDQDMNQVRPPVWPLAKTGATADVFKPFPFGTDQRGRPVTLTLMYANMLIGAMPGAGKTFALKVPLLAAALDPTAQLRVFELKGTGDLDFAEKVAHHYGSGPDDTTIGECLASLREVYKDLERRAKTLARLPKDVRPENKVTPQLAASKSYGLEPLVFVIDECQELFSHPEHGKEAGELATAIIKRGRALGVILLLATQRPDKDSLPTGISANVGIRFCLRVMGQLENDMILGTSMYKNGIRATTFTKQDRGIGYLVGEADEPQITRGYYLDGPTADRIADRARAARKAAGTLTGYAAGEDATPATEDGSSLLEDLAAVMAPGEDKVHSQVLVDRLAELRPTVYGPWADLDPTGKARQLAAALKPHGIGTPQVWGQDETGRGRNLKGVHRQHVLDALNATRRTD, from the coding sequence ATGGGTGAAGTCGTCCGCCTGCCCGTCAAGCACGCCGACCACGCCGCCGACCCGGCGGCCGACTTCGACGCCGCGCAGACCGCTCCCGGTGTCGAGGATGACGGCGAGGCGCTGGAGGGCCGTGTCCTGGTGGACCGTCCCGACACCTACCGCCCCGACGTGCGCGCCCGCCGCCTGGCCGGCGAGCGGGACCGCCGCCGCCCGATCATCGCCCCGTGGCTGCGCGACCCGGCCGAGGCGCGCGCGACCGTGCGGTGGGCGGTCGGGTACGCCGGGCACGTCACCGGCTACCACGCCGCCCGCATCCCGCTCTACAGCCTGCGCCTTGCTGTGCGGTCGCCGCGTGGGCTGTGCCGGGTGGCCGTAGGCACGTGGCGGTGGACGTTCGACATGGACGCCCGGCCGCTGCGCACGCACGCCATCGACCGCCGCAACGATGAGGCGTATTTGAAGCTGATGGCCGAGCGCAATGACCGCGTGCGCGCCCGCCTGCTGGTCACCGGTGCCGGGCTGGCCGGTACGGGGTTGGCGGCCGCGTCGGTGGCCGCCGCCGGCGGCATCACCCAAACCGTGGTGCTGGCCGCTCTGGTGGCGCTGCTGGGCTGGATCGGCACCCCGACCGACCGGCGCATCCTCGACACCGCCGTCGTCTCCACCAAGGCGCCCAAGCTCACGTCCGAGATCGTGGTGCGGGCGCTGGCCGCCCTGGGCATCGCCGAGATCAACAAGGCCGTCGGCAAAGGCGGGTCCGGGATCACCTTCCCCGCGCCGATCACCCGCGACGGCCCCGGCTGGCGCGCCGAGATCGACCTGCCCTATGGGGTGACGGCGACCGACATCATGGAACGCCGCGACCGCCTCGCCTCCGGCCTACGCCGCCCCCTGGGGTGCGTGTGGCCCGAACCCGCCCATGACCAGCACGCCGGACGGCTGGTGCTGTGGGTCGGTGACCAGGACATGAACCAGGTCCGCCCGCCGGTGTGGCCGCTGGCCAAGACCGGCGCCACCGCGGACGTGTTCAAGCCGTTCCCGTTCGGTACCGACCAGCGCGGACGCCCGGTCACCCTCACCCTGATGTACGCCAACATGCTGATCGGCGCCATGCCCGGCGCCGGCAAGACCTTCGCGCTCAAGGTCCCGCTGCTGGCCGCCGCCCTCGACCCGACCGCGCAGCTGCGCGTGTTCGAGCTCAAGGGCACCGGCGACCTGGATTTCGCCGAGAAAGTCGCCCACCACTACGGCAGCGGCCCCGATGACACCACCATCGGCGAATGCCTCGCCTCCCTACGCGAGGTCTACAAGGACCTGGAACGCCGCGCCAAGACCCTGGCGCGGTTGCCCAAGGACGTGCGCCCGGAGAACAAGGTCACCCCACAGCTTGCGGCCAGCAAGAGCTACGGGTTGGAGCCGCTGGTGTTCGTGATCGATGAGTGCCAAGAGCTGTTCTCCCACCCCGAACACGGCAAGGAAGCCGGCGAACTGGCCACCGCCATCATCAAGCGCGGCCGCGCCCTCGGCGTCATCCTCCTTCTGGCCACCCAGCGGCCCGACAAGGACTCACTGCCGACCGGCATCAGCGCCAACGTCGGTATCCGGTTCTGCCTGCGCGTGATGGGCCAGCTCGAAAACGACATGATCCTTGGCACCTCGATGTACAAGAACGGGATCCGCGCCACCACGTTCACCAAGCAAGACCGCGGCATCGGCTACCTGGTCGGCGAGGCCGACGAACCCCAGATCACCCGCGGCTACTACCTCGACGGCCCCACCGCCGACCGCATCGCCGACCGCGCCCGCGCCGCCCGCAAGGCCGCCGGCACCCTCACCGGCTACGCCGCCGGCGAGGACGCCACCCCGGCCACCGAGGACGGTTCCTCGCTGCTGGAGGACCTCGCCGCTGTCATGGCTCCCGGTGAGGACAAGGTGCACTCCCAAGTGCTGGTGGACCGCCTGGCCGAGCTACGCCCCACCGTCTACGGCCCGTGGGCCGACCTGGACCCCACCGGCAAGGCCCGCCAGCTGGCCGCCGCGCTCAAGCCGCACGGCATCGGCACCCCGCAGGTTTGGGGACAGGACGAAACCGGACGTGGCCGCAACCTCAAGGGCGTGCACCGCCAACACGTTCTCGACGCCCTGAACGCCACCCGCCGCACCGACTGA
- a CDS encoding DUF2637 domain-containing protein, giving the protein MTTLNHHIPAVLGAPATTPTKHAAETAAPARPVTNLNETPPASGTVPDAVEVASRAASSTAADAAEGASPRGRALTGNEFTAVAVVAALVAVLGLLGFVNSFAAVADAARPSFGRLAWTVPLGIDLGIAAFAALDIVLARLDMRVRWLRFIPWALTAATVYLNVAGEASVFGKVAHATLPALWVVAVEIAAHVIRIRAGIANGTRMDGIRTSRWILAPWTTLKLWRRMVLWEIRSYPDALARERARVLALTELQDTYGRWAWRRRAPRRVRALYRLGELHTAALSGEATGAPTAGPSNGPDGEGPGLPSVDRPALESGPSPRTDAGPSAPHASGPSRTRKRTTGARSTARKGGPSARRSRKTTPPPNVDDLMPLGRRIAADLAEAGQPLTRNALAVRLREAGQTAGNARVGALLARLKTEPPTDPTDPSDSSAASSVEGESAS; this is encoded by the coding sequence ATGACCACCCTCAACCACCACATCCCCGCGGTTCTCGGCGCACCCGCCACCACGCCCACCAAGCACGCCGCCGAGACCGCCGCACCCGCCCGACCGGTCACGAACCTCAACGAGACCCCACCCGCGTCCGGCACCGTCCCGGATGCCGTCGAGGTCGCCTCGCGCGCCGCGTCGAGCACGGCGGCGGACGCCGCCGAGGGTGCCTCGCCGAGGGGACGCGCGCTGACCGGTAACGAGTTCACCGCGGTGGCCGTGGTGGCCGCGCTGGTGGCGGTGTTGGGGCTGCTGGGGTTCGTCAACAGCTTCGCCGCCGTCGCCGACGCCGCCCGCCCGTCGTTCGGTCGACTGGCCTGGACGGTGCCCCTCGGTATCGACCTGGGAATTGCCGCCTTCGCCGCGTTGGACATTGTGTTGGCGCGGCTGGACATGCGGGTTCGGTGGTTGCGGTTCATCCCGTGGGCGCTGACCGCCGCCACCGTCTACCTCAACGTCGCCGGCGAGGCGAGCGTGTTCGGCAAGGTCGCCCATGCGACTCTGCCCGCGCTGTGGGTGGTGGCCGTCGAGATCGCCGCGCACGTGATCCGGATCCGCGCCGGCATCGCCAACGGCACCCGGATGGACGGCATCCGTACCTCGCGCTGGATCCTCGCCCCCTGGACGACGCTGAAGCTGTGGCGCCGCATGGTGCTGTGGGAGATCCGCTCCTACCCCGACGCGCTCGCCCGTGAACGCGCCCGCGTCCTTGCGTTGACCGAGTTGCAGGACACCTACGGCCGGTGGGCATGGCGCCGCCGCGCACCCCGCCGCGTCCGCGCCCTGTACCGGCTCGGCGAACTCCACACCGCCGCACTGTCCGGCGAGGCGACCGGCGCGCCGACGGCCGGACCGTCCAACGGACCGGACGGGGAGGGTCCCGGCTTGCCGTCGGTGGACCGTCCGGCGCTGGAGTCTGGACCGTCCCCCCGTACCGATGCCGGACCGTCCGCCCCGCACGCCTCCGGACCGTCCCGGACCCGCAAGCGGACCACCGGCGCCCGGTCTACGGCACGCAAGGGCGGACCGTCCGCCCGCCGGTCCCGCAAAACCACGCCACCGCCGAACGTCGATGACCTGATGCCGCTCGGACGGCGCATCGCCGCCGACCTCGCCGAGGCAGGCCAGCCCTTGACCCGCAACGCGCTGGCCGTGCGGCTGCGCGAGGCCGGACAGACCGCCGGCAACGCCCGCGTCGGCGCGCTGCTGGCCCGCCTCAAGACCGAACCCCCCACCGACCCCACCGACCCGTCCGACTCGTCCGCTGCTTCGTCTGTCGAGGGAGAGAGCGCGTCATGA
- a CDS encoding transcriptional regulator gives MFGADPLVFPAVFAALYAAHEVGDHWLQTHGQACGKGAPGWSGRLLCARHVVTLTAVKAAAVTVVAVVLALPINPYAAATALAVDAISHYWADRRATLLALADWLGRTVLPGKGEFARLGDGAAAPTGTGAYALDQSWHVGWLFAAALLASLGVA, from the coding sequence ATGTTTGGCGCTGACCCGCTCGTGTTCCCTGCGGTGTTCGCTGCTCTGTACGCGGCGCATGAGGTGGGGGACCACTGGTTGCAGACGCACGGGCAGGCGTGCGGCAAGGGCGCGCCCGGCTGGTCTGGCCGGCTGCTGTGCGCGCGGCACGTGGTCACGCTGACCGCCGTCAAGGCTGCCGCAGTCACCGTGGTGGCGGTGGTGCTGGCGCTGCCGATCAACCCCTACGCCGCCGCGACCGCGCTGGCGGTGGACGCGATCTCGCACTACTGGGCCGATCGGCGCGCCACGCTGCTGGCGCTGGCCGACTGGCTCGGCCGCACGGTCCTTCCCGGCAAGGGCGAGTTCGCCCGGCTCGGCGACGGCGCCGCTGCCCCGACCGGTACCGGCGCCTACGCCCTCGACCAGTCCTGGCACGTGGGATGGCTGTTCGCCGCGGCGCTGCTGGCCTCGCTGGGGGTGGCCTGA
- a CDS encoding WhiB family transcriptional regulator — MTVDPSALSLVDLVTELAERGECRHDPDLHMGPDAFESEPIAERLARQDVARQVCEDCPVWDLCLDYALRIRPTWGVWAGYLPRELAALRREARSLPAAALGEVA; from the coding sequence ATGACCGTTGACCCGTCTGCCCTGTCGCTGGTGGACCTGGTGACCGAACTGGCCGAGCGCGGCGAGTGCCGGCATGACCCGGACCTGCACATGGGTCCGGACGCGTTCGAGTCCGAGCCGATCGCCGAGCGTCTGGCCCGTCAGGACGTGGCCCGGCAGGTGTGCGAGGACTGCCCGGTGTGGGACCTGTGCTTGGACTACGCGCTGCGGATCCGCCCCACCTGGGGTGTGTGGGCGGGCTACCTGCCGCGTGAGCTGGCCGCGCTGCGCCGCGAGGCCCGGAGCCTGCCGGCCGCGGCCCTGGGCGAGGTGGCCTGA
- a CDS encoding GntR family transcriptional regulator codes for MATTERHGFRDIAARIREEIIDGRYPTGSVLPAEPELAERYGASRSLVNRAMQVLAAEGIVRPQQGRGTMVTWLPPMLHSPARYDRATRENQGARGAFDAEVRALGLEPKHEITTERAEPPADVAETLGVPTGEANCLVRRRRLLASDIPVRINESWFPLDIAEGTVLEEEGPVIVGGVKSALAELGYPQTSARERITPSRLPTDAEARALEISPERTVTEITHVGMTAEGRAVEVTITVAPAHYITAQYEFPLA; via the coding sequence ATGGCCACAACGGAGCGCCACGGGTTCCGCGACATCGCCGCGAGGATCCGGGAAGAGATCATCGATGGCCGGTACCCGACGGGATCGGTCCTGCCGGCCGAGCCGGAGCTTGCCGAGCGGTACGGGGCTTCCCGTAGCTTGGTGAACCGGGCAATGCAGGTACTCGCGGCCGAGGGCATTGTCCGTCCCCAACAGGGACGAGGAACCATGGTCACCTGGCTTCCGCCGATGCTCCACTCACCTGCCCGCTACGACCGGGCGACGCGCGAGAACCAGGGCGCCCGCGGCGCGTTCGACGCCGAGGTTCGCGCCCTTGGCTTGGAACCCAAGCACGAGATCACCACCGAACGTGCCGAGCCGCCGGCGGACGTCGCCGAGACGCTCGGCGTGCCGACCGGCGAGGCAAACTGCCTCGTCCGTCGCCGTCGCCTCCTCGCCAGCGACATCCCAGTTCGGATCAACGAGAGCTGGTTCCCTCTCGACATTGCCGAAGGCACCGTCCTGGAGGAGGAGGGACCGGTAATCGTCGGTGGCGTCAAGAGCGCGCTTGCCGAACTCGGCTACCCGCAGACCTCGGCGCGCGAGCGGATCACACCTAGCCGCCTGCCCACCGACGCCGAAGCACGGGCACTGGAGATCAGTCCCGAGCGGACGGTCACCGAGATCACACACGTCGGCATGACCGCCGAGGGCCGGGCCGTCGAGGTGACCATCACCGTCGCGCCCGCGCACTACATCACGGCCCAGTACGAGTTCCCGCTCGCCTGA
- a CDS encoding type III PLP-dependent enzyme: MITRLVQDHAQTLAGKGELPAFVYDLAALREHAAEVKAALSAPGAPEIFYAAKANPETPILQALTPYMDGIEVASGGELAHVREALPDARLAFGGPGKTDDELRQALALDVERIHVESPYELSRLADIAKAAGREVDILLRVNLAGDRSGVALAMSGPFGMDPELIESCTDILTASPHVRLRGIHAHLASGLDASAMVAQSAEILTWGRAWLDRIGHTGPREFNLGGGMAVDYSTPDTRFDWKQYGADVAALAEPGETLRIEPGRAISVYAGWYITEVLDVKKAHGQWYAVLRGGTMHIRTPVTKQHNHPYDVLIRNGDDPAVAGEPVTLVGQLCTPKDVFAREVPTDRIAVGDLVAFSMSGAYAWNISHHDFLMHPKPSFHYLGT, translated from the coding sequence ATGATCACGCGCCTAGTCCAAGACCACGCCCAGACCCTTGCCGGCAAGGGCGAGCTACCCGCGTTCGTTTACGACCTGGCCGCGCTGCGCGAGCACGCGGCCGAGGTCAAGGCCGCGCTCTCGGCTCCCGGTGCGCCGGAGATCTTCTATGCCGCAAAGGCCAACCCAGAGACCCCGATCCTGCAGGCGCTCACCCCGTACATGGACGGCATCGAGGTCGCGTCCGGCGGCGAGCTGGCGCATGTTCGCGAGGCGTTGCCGGACGCGCGCCTGGCGTTCGGCGGCCCTGGCAAGACCGATGACGAACTACGTCAGGCGCTCGCCCTCGACGTAGAGCGCATCCACGTTGAAAGCCCGTACGAGCTATCGCGCCTCGCCGACATCGCCAAGGCGGCCGGGCGCGAGGTCGACATCCTGCTACGGGTCAACCTCGCCGGCGACCGCAGCGGCGTCGCGCTCGCCATGAGTGGCCCGTTCGGCATGGACCCCGAACTCATCGAGTCGTGCACCGACATCCTGACCGCCTCGCCGCACGTGCGCCTACGTGGCATCCATGCGCACCTGGCGTCCGGCCTGGACGCCTCAGCCATGGTCGCCCAGTCCGCCGAGATCCTCACATGGGGTCGCGCGTGGCTCGACAGGATCGGCCACACCGGGCCGCGTGAGTTCAACCTCGGCGGCGGCATGGCAGTCGACTACTCCACACCCGACACCCGATTCGACTGGAAGCAGTACGGCGCCGACGTCGCCGCACTCGCCGAGCCGGGCGAAACGCTGCGCATCGAACCGGGCCGCGCCATCAGCGTCTACGCCGGGTGGTACATCACCGAGGTACTGGACGTGAAGAAGGCACACGGCCAGTGGTACGCCGTCCTACGCGGCGGCACCATGCACATCCGCACACCGGTCACCAAGCAACACAACCACCCGTACGACGTCCTCATCCGCAACGGCGACGACCCCGCAGTCGCCGGCGAACCCGTAACCCTCGTCGGCCAACTCTGCACACCAAAGGACGTCTTCGCCCGCGAGGTCCCCACGGACCGCATCGCGGTCGGCGACCTAGTCGCCTTCTCCATGTCCGGCGCCTACGCCTGGAACATCTCCCACCACGACTTCCTCATGCATCCCAAGCCGTCGTTCCACTACCTAGGCACGTAG
- a CDS encoding DUF5677 domain-containing protein: MLRRRDHRTPDLDKWLHEKLEALICEAEAQGRDPQLVIEGLGNSIETIVNETAPQLIASLKRTAPRMLREHRRIARRFEKRLRKNWGRALDMFYALCVCALEIGEEFAYRNEAVARKEGDLVYEAAVGLHARACRVATEVHTLLEAGFPYGARARCRTLHEIAVTTCLLTEHGRSAEYSDLAERFFLHDAMMRYREAVDYQERCRELDMEPFSEQEMEEMKDERDQLIQRFGPSFKRDYGWAAPLAPSLQFREIEACVNMSHLRSYYAWASNEVHSGVRGWVQNHIDFRGQTIRLAGRTNNELTDPAQMAMISLLQVTTALLVDGSTQGPTLIDLLALNAMQKLLEDATSAFMAAQDAIDQAEEKHEAHLNRAQNK; the protein is encoded by the coding sequence ATGTTGCGACGGCGAGACCACAGGACACCGGACCTTGATAAGTGGCTACACGAAAAGCTCGAAGCCCTAATCTGCGAAGCAGAAGCACAGGGCAGGGATCCCCAACTTGTCATTGAAGGCCTAGGAAATTCAATCGAAACGATTGTCAACGAAACTGCGCCACAGTTAATTGCTAGTCTAAAACGTACCGCTCCTCGCATGCTCAGGGAACACCGCCGGATAGCCAGGCGATTCGAGAAACGCCTTCGCAAGAACTGGGGTCGGGCCCTAGATATGTTCTATGCACTATGTGTATGCGCCTTGGAAATAGGAGAGGAGTTCGCCTATCGAAATGAGGCGGTCGCGCGCAAGGAAGGTGACCTAGTCTACGAGGCTGCAGTTGGTCTGCATGCACGTGCCTGCCGCGTTGCCACAGAGGTGCATACGCTTTTAGAAGCGGGCTTCCCTTACGGTGCGCGCGCTCGATGTCGCACACTACATGAAATTGCTGTAACCACCTGCCTTCTGACCGAGCATGGGCGAAGCGCCGAATACTCTGATCTGGCCGAGCGCTTTTTCTTGCACGATGCTATGATGCGCTACAGAGAGGCCGTCGACTATCAAGAGCGTTGTAGAGAACTCGACATGGAGCCCTTCTCTGAGCAAGAAATGGAGGAGATGAAGGACGAACGTGATCAGCTCATTCAACGTTTCGGCCCATCCTTCAAGAGAGACTACGGCTGGGCGGCTCCTCTCGCACCAAGCCTCCAATTCCGCGAGATAGAGGCTTGCGTCAACATGTCCCACTTGCGTAGCTACTACGCATGGGCAAGCAACGAAGTCCACTCAGGAGTACGGGGGTGGGTGCAAAACCACATTGACTTTCGCGGCCAGACAATTCGACTGGCCGGTCGGACCAATAATGAACTGACCGATCCAGCTCAGATGGCCATGATTTCCTTGCTGCAGGTGACCACTGCGCTCTTGGTAGACGGCTCAACTCAGGGTCCCACCTTGATCGATCTCCTCGCCCTGAATGCAATGCAGAAGCTTCTAGAAGATGCGACGTCTGCGTTCATGGCCGCCCAGGATGCAATTGACCAAGCTGAAGAGAAGCACGAAGCTCACCTAAATAGAGCACAAAACAAGTAG
- a CDS encoding IS5 family transposase, translating to MLVYPSGIDVSSAALRLLSDRLREHRRVLGTRWRRLPAGRQALLVLAHLRNGHTYAQLAAGFGVGITTAYRYITEAIEVLAALAPTLAQAARTASAKAFVLLDGTLLPIDRVAADRPFYSGKHKKHGMNVQVLADPAGRLPWASPALPGAVHDVRAAREHGIIDALAETGITCWADKAYQGAGGTVRVPYRGRRENLSQGQQAVNRSHARIRALVEQAVATLKSWRVLRKLRCSPARTTTLVQAVLCLHLTSAD from the coding sequence ATGCTTGTCTACCCGTCTGGCATCGATGTGTCCAGCGCCGCCCTGCGCCTCCTGTCCGACCGCCTGCGGGAACACCGCCGCGTCCTCGGCACCCGGTGGCGGCGCCTGCCCGCGGGCCGCCAAGCCCTGCTCGTCCTCGCCCACCTGCGCAACGGGCACACCTATGCCCAGCTCGCCGCCGGTTTCGGTGTCGGGATCACCACCGCCTACCGCTACATCACCGAGGCGATCGAGGTCCTGGCAGCCCTGGCCCCGACGCTCGCCCAGGCGGCACGGACGGCATCGGCGAAGGCGTTCGTCCTGCTCGACGGCACGCTGCTGCCGATCGACCGGGTCGCCGCAGACCGGCCATTCTACTCGGGAAAGCACAAGAAGCACGGGATGAATGTGCAGGTCCTCGCCGATCCCGCCGGGCGGCTGCCATGGGCCTCACCAGCCCTGCCCGGGGCCGTCCACGACGTCCGCGCGGCCCGCGAGCACGGCATCATCGACGCCCTCGCCGAGACCGGCATCACCTGCTGGGCCGACAAGGCCTACCAGGGCGCCGGCGGCACGGTCCGCGTCCCTTACCGCGGCCGGCGGGAGAACCTCTCGCAGGGACAGCAGGCCGTCAACCGGTCTCATGCCAGGATCCGGGCACTGGTCGAGCAGGCCGTCGCCACGCTCAAGTCCTGGCGCGTCCTGCGCAAGCTCCGCTGCTCACCGGCCCGAACCACCACCCTCGTCCAAGCTGTCCTCTGCCTCCACCTGACCAGCGCAGACTGA
- a CDS encoding FadR/GntR family transcriptional regulator: MRLLIEPPVTALAARVATQADLDRIKHCLDQGNRSDDHESFEMWDARLHHAIAQAAHNGLLMCVFDVVTTARNSPVWGSLKRRTATPERLRCYRAEHTEIVEALHDRDPEAAETRMRRHLEHVSDNLLGRH, encoded by the coding sequence GTGCGCCTGCTGATAGAACCACCGGTCACCGCCCTGGCCGCCCGGGTCGCCACCCAGGCCGACCTGGACCGCATCAAGCACTGCCTCGACCAGGGCAACCGAAGCGACGACCACGAATCCTTCGAGATGTGGGACGCCCGGCTCCACCACGCCATCGCCCAAGCCGCCCACAACGGCCTGCTGATGTGCGTCTTCGACGTCGTCACCACGGCCCGCAACTCACCGGTCTGGGGAAGCCTGAAACGCCGGACGGCCACCCCCGAGCGCCTGCGCTGCTACCGCGCCGAACACACCGAGATCGTGGAAGCCCTCCACGACCGCGACCCGGAAGCCGCCGAAACCCGCATGCGCCGCCACCTGGAACACGTCTCCGACAACCTCCTGGGCCGCCACTGA
- a CDS encoding VOC family protein produces MPSRSPSRRRARSECSTLITPPYGWPETEGTEGDTGERASPREASATWRTLEHADGSGPALGLMRSESPVERHPRVHLDLLVDTAAEQEATIERLIGLGATRVGWDLYPPDPDFVVLATRTATPSASST; encoded by the coding sequence GTGCCGTCGCGCAGCCCGTCGCGCAGGAGGGCCCGCAGCGAGTGCTCAACGCTGATCACGCCGCCCTACGGATGGCCCGAGACCGAGGGCACCGAGGGCGACACCGGCGAACGGGCCTCCCCGAGGGAGGCTTCGGCGACCTGGAGGACGCTGGAGCACGCCGACGGCTCGGGGCCCGCGCTGGGCCTGATGCGCAGCGAGTCGCCCGTGGAGCGGCATCCGCGCGTCCATCTCGATCTGCTGGTGGACACCGCCGCCGAGCAGGAGGCGACGATCGAGCGCCTGATCGGCCTCGGGGCGACCAGGGTCGGCTGGGACCTGTACCCGCCGGACCCGGACTTCGTCGTCCTCGCGACCCGGACGGCAACGCCTTCTGCGTCGTCGACATGA
- a CDS encoding DUF2267 domain-containing protein, which yields MQHDQLIGQVQARAHLGSRGEAETACRATLETLGERLPEGLADNLAAQLPREIGEHLRRTEVFGGAGTGERFDRHTFIERVANRAHTDDPQAAFLSRVVLEVVGEATQGGVMDKVKDSLPNDIRELVTAGSTG from the coding sequence ATGCAGCACGACCAGCTGATCGGACAGGTGCAGGCCCGCGCCCACCTGGGCAGCCGCGGCGAGGCCGAGACCGCCTGCCGCGCGACGCTCGAGACGCTCGGGGAACGGCTGCCGGAGGGGCTGGCCGACAACCTCGCCGCCCAGCTGCCACGCGAGATCGGCGAGCATCTCCGGCGCACCGAGGTGTTCGGCGGCGCGGGGACCGGTGAACGCTTCGACCGGCACACCTTCATCGAACGCGTCGCGAACCGGGCCCACACCGACGATCCGCAGGCCGCCTTCCTCTCGCGGGTCGTGCTCGAAGTGGTGGGGGAGGCCACCCAGGGCGGCGTGATGGACAAGGTGAAGGACTCGCTTCCCAACGACATCCGGGAACTCGTCACCGCCGGCAGCACCGGCTGA
- a CDS encoding SAM-dependent methyltransferase, with amino-acid sequence MADETPEWPPAELDFNKPTIARAYDALLGGKDNFAADRQLADQTAALIPGLRESAVENRKVLVRGVRYLAREAGMDQFLDLGSGLPTVENTHEVAQRENPRARVVYVDIDPLVAVHGRALLANNDVTKFMTADVRDPEAVLAAPEVKDLLDFSRPAVIMLVGMLHYLSPDVVDEVVAAYRDVLAPGSHLFMTSLVDTGLPQQQELARITRENLEEGWARTPEEIEAQFGDFELVEPGVTYTALWRPDGPVDPGNLAPGEQLGMAGIGIKR; translated from the coding sequence ATGGCGGACGAGACCCCCGAGTGGCCTCCAGCGGAACTGGACTTCAACAAGCCCACCATCGCGCGCGCCTACGACGCGCTGCTCGGCGGGAAGGACAACTTCGCCGCCGACCGGCAGCTCGCCGACCAGACGGCCGCGCTCATCCCGGGGCTGCGGGAGTCGGCCGTCGAGAACCGCAAGGTCCTGGTCCGGGGCGTCCGGTACCTGGCGCGCGAGGCCGGGATGGACCAGTTCCTCGACCTCGGCAGCGGGCTGCCCACGGTCGAGAACACCCACGAGGTCGCCCAGCGCGAGAACCCGCGGGCCCGGGTCGTCTACGTCGACATCGACCCCCTGGTGGCGGTGCACGGACGCGCCCTGCTCGCGAACAACGACGTCACGAAGTTCATGACCGCCGACGTCCGCGACCCCGAGGCGGTCCTCGCCGCGCCCGAGGTGAAGGACCTCCTCGACTTCTCCCGACCCGCCGTGATCATGCTGGTCGGGATGCTGCACTACCTGTCCCCGGACGTGGTCGACGAGGTCGTGGCCGCCTACCGCGACGTCCTCGCCCCGGGCAGCCACCTGTTCATGACGTCCCTGGTCGACACCGGTCTGCCGCAGCAGCAGGAGCTCGCCCGTATCACCCGCGAGAACCTCGAAGAGGGCTGGGCCCGGACGCCCGAGGAGATCGAGGCCCAGTTCGGCGACTTCGAGCTCGTCGAGCCGGGCGTGACGTACACGGCGCTATGGCGTCCCGACGGGCCGGTCGACCCCGGCAACCTGGCTCCTGGCGAGCAGCTCGGCATGGCGGGCATCGGCATCAAGCGCTGA